From a single Prionailurus bengalensis isolate Pbe53 chromosome A1, Fcat_Pben_1.1_paternal_pri, whole genome shotgun sequence genomic region:
- the RPL21 gene encoding 60S ribosomal protein L21, which yields MTNTKGKRRGTRYMFSRPFRKHGVVPLATYMRIYKKGDIVDIKGMGTVQKGMPHKCYHGKTGRVYNVTQHAVGIVVNKQVKGKILAKRINVRIEHIKHSKSRDSFLKRVKENDQKKKEAKEKGTWVQLKRQPAPPREAHFVRTNGKEPELLEPIPYEFMA from the exons ATGAccaacacaaagggaaagaggagaggtacTCGCTATATGTTCTCTAGGCCTTTTAGAAAACATG GAGTTGTTCCTTTGGCAACATACATGCGAATCTACAAGAAAGGTGATATTGTGGACATCAAG GGAATGGGCACTGTTCAAAAAGGAATGCCCCACAAATGTTACCACGGCAAAACTGGAAGAGTCTACAATGTTACCCAGCATGCTGTTGGCATTGTCGTAAACAAACAAGTGAA GGGCAAGATTCTTGCTAAGAGAATTAATGTACGTATCGAGCACATTAAGCACTCAAAGAGCCGAGACAGCTTCCTGAAGCGtgtgaaggaaaatgatcagaaaaagaaggaagctaAGGAGAAAGGTACTTGGGTTCAACTGAAGCGCCAG cctGCCCCACCCAGAGAAGCACACTTTGTGAGAACCAATGGAAAGGAGCCTGAGCTGTTGGAACCCATTCCCTATGAATTCATGgcatga